Genomic window (Myxococcales bacterium):
TGCAGCCCCAGACCACGATCAGGTTGGCGGCGCCGTAGTCCTCGAGCGCCACGCCCGGGACCTTGCCGTACAGCCCGCGCACGGCCTCGGTCGACGGCGCCGCGCACAGCGTGCGCAGGCAGCGCGACGCGCCCAGCCGGCGGAAGAACCGCGTCGCCAGGCCGCCCTCGGACAGCCAGCCGTTCGAGCCGCCGTAGTGGAACGGCACGATCGCCTCGCCGCCGTGCTCGGCCTTGATCGCGGCCAGGCGGGTCGCGATCTGATCGAGCGCCACGTCCCAGGTGACCGGCGCGAACTCGCCGGCGCCCTTGGGGCCGACCCGCACCAGCGGCGTGTGCAGGCGGTCGGCGCCGTACAGGTGATCGGCGATGTTGCGGACCTTGCCGCACACGAAGCCGGCGGTGAGCGGCGAGCGCTCGTCGCCGTCGACGCGGATCACCCGGCCGTCGTCGACCTCGACCCGCAGGCCGCACAGATCCGGACAGTCGAGCGGGCAGGCGCTGGCGTGGGTGGTCGCGACCATGGCGCGTTATAGCGTGCCGACGAACCCGAGCACGGCGCCGCGGCCACCAGCGGCGTCGCGCACCGGCACCAGCTGCGGCTGGATGCGCAGGCGCGGCGCGTCGAAGTTGCGGGTGAGGTAGATGCCCAGCCCGAGGCCGACCGCCATGCCGGCCAGCGTGAAGTGCGAGCGGCTCTCGTCGCTGTTGCTGCCGGTGCCGCTCGACTGCACGCCGTTCTGCACCGCGAGGCCGGCGACGAGCCCCGCGGCGCCCGCCAGGTCGATGTAGATCGAGCGGCGCCGGCTGACGTCGTAGCGCCGGGCCAGGACGATGCCGGTGAGCAGCCCCAGGTTCGAGCCGGCCGCCGTCAGCGCCACGTCGGTGCGCTCGCTGCCGATGAACACCTGCGTGAACAAGAGGCCGCTGATCGTGCCCCACAGGAGGCCGCTGTTGACCAGCGCGGCCTGGCCGTCGCTGACGGCGGTCTGGCGCACGACCAGCACGGCGGCGGTCGCGCCGACCACCGAGCCGGCCAGGGTCGTCGAGGTCACCAGGCGGTTGTCGTCGGACAGCGCCGTGCCGAGCTCGAGGCCGCCGATGATGCCCGCGGTGGTCGCGGTCAGGAGCAGCGACGCGGTGCCCTGGTGGATGTCCTCGGGCACGAGCACGTAGCCGCCGACGGCGCCCGCGACCAGCCCGCCCAGGCCGGCGCCTGCGGCGGCGTTGTCGCCGCCGATGATCGCGCCCACCGACGAGCCGATGTACGTCCCGAACGCGGTCGTGCCGCCGATCGCCAGCCAGCGCGCGCTCGCCGGTGGCCGCGTCAGCGCGATGCTGGCGTCGGCCGGGGCCTGCTCGGTGACCTCGATCGTCTGGTGGGCCGGGTTCCAGCCGGGCTGATCGACGTCGATCGTGTGCGGACCGAGGTCGACCTCGCCGTCGAACAGGCCCGCGCCCACGAACAGATCGTCGATGAGGATGCGCGCGTCGCCGGGCACGGTCTGGACGCGCAGCCGGCCGCGGCGCGGCTCGAGGCGGTACGAGTAGCTGTAGGGCTGGCCGACGCCGATCGTCAGCTCCTCGTCGACCGGCTGGTAGTTGGGCAGCTCGACGGTCATCGTGTAGCGCCCGGTCGGCAGCGCGATCACGTCGTCGGTGTTCGCGACCGCCATGCCGCGCACGCTGGCGCCGTCGCGCACGGTGATCTTGGCCCGCGGCGGCACGGTCGCGACCCGGATCGTCGACGA
Coding sequences:
- a CDS encoding PEGA domain-containing protein, which translates into the protein MIRAGAVATLVALALAAGASAARADDDGFIGRPRLRLEIDDCPPHPDLPKPELAARANEYYERAEVLYVQGDYAGAITEFVAAHCLIPAPTVLKDIAQAYERSVRYDLAIAYLERFVVDTDDPTALKNAASRVQVLARLSSTIRVATVPPRAKITVRDGASVRGMAVANTDDVIALPTGRYTMTVELPNYQPVDEELTIGVGQPYSYSYRLEPRRGRLRVQTVPGDARILIDDLFVGAGLFDGEVDLGPHTIDVDQPGWNPAHQTIEVTEQAPADASIALTRPPASARWLAIGGTTAFGTYIGSSVGAIIGGDNAAAGAGLGGLVAGAVGGYVLVPEDIHQGTASLLLTATTAGIIGGLELGTALSDDNRLVTSTTLAGSVVGATAAVLVVRQTAVSDGQAALVNSGLLWGTISGLLFTQVFIGSERTDVALTAAGSNLGLLTGIVLARRYDVSRRRSIYIDLAGAAGLVAGLAVQNGVQSSGTGSNSDESRSHFTLAGMAVGLGLGIYLTRNFDAPRLRIQPQLVPVRDAAGGRGAVLGFVGTL